One part of the Alligator mississippiensis isolate rAllMis1 chromosome 3, rAllMis1, whole genome shotgun sequence genome encodes these proteins:
- the YTHDF3 gene encoding YTH domain-containing family protein 3 isoform X1, with protein MSATSVDQRPKGQGNKVSVQNGSIHQKDAVNDDDFEPYLSSQTNQSNSYPPMSDPYMPSYYAPSIGFPYSLGEAAWSTAGDPPMPYLTTYGQMSNGEHHYIPDGVFSQPGALGNTPPFLGQHGFNFFPGNADFSTWGTSGSQGQSTQSSAYSSSYGYPPSSLGRAIADGQAGFGNDTLSKVPGINSIEQGMTGLKIGGDMTAAVTKTVGSALSSTGMTSIAANSVPPVSSSAPKPTSWAAIARKPAKPQPKLKPKGNVGIGGPAVPPPPIKHNMNIGTWDDKGSVVKAPPTQPVLPPQTIIQQPQPLIQPPPLVQSQLPQQQPQPQQPQQQQGPQQQAQPHQLQQQQLQNRWVAPRNRGVGFSQNNGAGSENFGLGVVPVSSSPSGVEVHPVLEKLKAINNYNPKDFDWNLKNGRVFIIKSYSEDDIHRSIKYSIWCSTEHGNKRLDAAYRSLNGKGPLYLLFSVNGSGHFCGVAEMKSVVDYNAYAGVWSQDKWKGKFDVKWIFVKDVPNNQLRHIRLENNDNKPVTNSRDTQEVPLEKAKQVLKIIATFKHTTSIFDDFAHYEKRQEEEEAMRRERNRNKQ; from the exons AGACCTAAAGGACAGGGAAATAAAG TTTCAGTACAAAACGGTTCGATTCATCAAAAGGATGCAGTAAATGATGATGATTTTGAGCCATATCTAAGTAGCCAGACAAATCAG AGTAACAGCTATCCACCAATGTCAGACCCATACATGCCTAGTTATTATGCTCCATCCATTGGATTTCCATACTCTCTAGGTGAAGCAGCATGGTCCACTGCAGGAGACCCTCCAATGCCGTATTTGACAACCTATGGACAGATGAGCAATGGTGAACACCATTACATACCTGATGGTGTGTTTAGTCAACCTGGGGCATTAGGAAATACCCCTCCATTCCTTGGTCAGcatggatttaatttttttcctgggaATGCAGATTTCTCTACATGGGGGACAAGTGGATCTCAGGGACAATCAACACAAAGCTCTGCTTATAGCAGCAGCTATGGCTACCCTCCCAGCTCTCTTGGTAGAGCCATAGCAGATGGACAGGCTGGATTTGGCAATGATACTTTGAGCAAGGTGCCTGGGATTAACAGCATTGAGCAAGGCATGACTGGACTGAAAATTGGTGGGGATATGACAGCTGCTGTGACAAAAACTGTAGGTTCAGCTCTGAGCAGTACAGGTATGACCAGCATTGCAGCAAATAGCGTGCCCCCAGTTAGCAGTTCAGCACCTAAACCAACCTCATGGGCTGCCATTGCTAGGAAGCCTGCTAAACCTCAGCCGAAACTCAAGCCTAAAGGTAATGTGGGAATTGGAGGCCCTGCTGTGCCACCCCCACCTATAAAACACAACATGAATATTGGAACTTGGGATGACAAGGGGTCAGTGGTGAAAGCACCCCCTACCCAACCAGTACTGCCTCCTCAGACTATTATCCAGCAGCCTCAGCCATTAATTCAACCACCACCATTGGTGCAAAGCCAACTGCCTCAACAGCAGCCTCAGCCACAGCAACCACAGCAGCAACAAGGACCTCAGCAGCAGGCCCAGCCTCATCAgttgcagcagcaacagctgcagaACCGCTGGGTGGCTCCTCGTAATAGGGGTGTGGGCTTCAGCCAGAACAATGGAGCTGGCAGTGAGAACTTTGGTTTAGGTGTTGTACCTGTCAGCTCTTCACCTTCTGGTGTAGAGGTGCATCCAGTGCTGGAGAAACTAAAGGCCATAAACAACTATAATCCCAAAGACTTCGATTGGAATCTGAAGAATGGACGTGTGTTTATAATCAAAAGCTATTCAGAGGATGATATACACCGCTCCATTAAGTACTCTATCTGGTGTAGTACTGAACATGGTAATAAACGTTTGGATGCTGCTTACCGTTCCCTGAATGGAAAAGGTCCACTCTATTTACTCTTCAGTGTGAATGGTAGTGGACATTTTTGTGGAGTGGCTGAGATGAAGTCTGTTGTGGACTACAATGCATATGCTGGAGTCTGGTCTCAGGATAAGTGGAAGGGGAAGTTTGATGTTAAGTGGATCTTTGTCAAAGACGTTCCTAATAACCAGCTGCGGCACATTCGTTTGGAAAACAATGACAACAAACCAGTTACCAATTCGAGGGACACTCAAGAGGTACCCCTAGAAAAAGCTAAGCAAGTGCTTAAAATAATTGCTACTTTCAAGCATACCACCTCAATCTTTGATGACTTTGCACATTATGAAAAGCgtcaagaggaggaggaagccatGCGTAGG
- the YTHDF3 gene encoding YTH domain-containing family protein 3 isoform X2, giving the protein MWPSSQRPKGQGNKVSVQNGSIHQKDAVNDDDFEPYLSSQTNQSNSYPPMSDPYMPSYYAPSIGFPYSLGEAAWSTAGDPPMPYLTTYGQMSNGEHHYIPDGVFSQPGALGNTPPFLGQHGFNFFPGNADFSTWGTSGSQGQSTQSSAYSSSYGYPPSSLGRAIADGQAGFGNDTLSKVPGINSIEQGMTGLKIGGDMTAAVTKTVGSALSSTGMTSIAANSVPPVSSSAPKPTSWAAIARKPAKPQPKLKPKGNVGIGGPAVPPPPIKHNMNIGTWDDKGSVVKAPPTQPVLPPQTIIQQPQPLIQPPPLVQSQLPQQQPQPQQPQQQQGPQQQAQPHQLQQQQLQNRWVAPRNRGVGFSQNNGAGSENFGLGVVPVSSSPSGVEVHPVLEKLKAINNYNPKDFDWNLKNGRVFIIKSYSEDDIHRSIKYSIWCSTEHGNKRLDAAYRSLNGKGPLYLLFSVNGSGHFCGVAEMKSVVDYNAYAGVWSQDKWKGKFDVKWIFVKDVPNNQLRHIRLENNDNKPVTNSRDTQEVPLEKAKQVLKIIATFKHTTSIFDDFAHYEKRQEEEEAMRRERNRNKQ; this is encoded by the exons ATGTGGCCTTCATCTCAG AGACCTAAAGGACAGGGAAATAAAG TTTCAGTACAAAACGGTTCGATTCATCAAAAGGATGCAGTAAATGATGATGATTTTGAGCCATATCTAAGTAGCCAGACAAATCAG AGTAACAGCTATCCACCAATGTCAGACCCATACATGCCTAGTTATTATGCTCCATCCATTGGATTTCCATACTCTCTAGGTGAAGCAGCATGGTCCACTGCAGGAGACCCTCCAATGCCGTATTTGACAACCTATGGACAGATGAGCAATGGTGAACACCATTACATACCTGATGGTGTGTTTAGTCAACCTGGGGCATTAGGAAATACCCCTCCATTCCTTGGTCAGcatggatttaatttttttcctgggaATGCAGATTTCTCTACATGGGGGACAAGTGGATCTCAGGGACAATCAACACAAAGCTCTGCTTATAGCAGCAGCTATGGCTACCCTCCCAGCTCTCTTGGTAGAGCCATAGCAGATGGACAGGCTGGATTTGGCAATGATACTTTGAGCAAGGTGCCTGGGATTAACAGCATTGAGCAAGGCATGACTGGACTGAAAATTGGTGGGGATATGACAGCTGCTGTGACAAAAACTGTAGGTTCAGCTCTGAGCAGTACAGGTATGACCAGCATTGCAGCAAATAGCGTGCCCCCAGTTAGCAGTTCAGCACCTAAACCAACCTCATGGGCTGCCATTGCTAGGAAGCCTGCTAAACCTCAGCCGAAACTCAAGCCTAAAGGTAATGTGGGAATTGGAGGCCCTGCTGTGCCACCCCCACCTATAAAACACAACATGAATATTGGAACTTGGGATGACAAGGGGTCAGTGGTGAAAGCACCCCCTACCCAACCAGTACTGCCTCCTCAGACTATTATCCAGCAGCCTCAGCCATTAATTCAACCACCACCATTGGTGCAAAGCCAACTGCCTCAACAGCAGCCTCAGCCACAGCAACCACAGCAGCAACAAGGACCTCAGCAGCAGGCCCAGCCTCATCAgttgcagcagcaacagctgcagaACCGCTGGGTGGCTCCTCGTAATAGGGGTGTGGGCTTCAGCCAGAACAATGGAGCTGGCAGTGAGAACTTTGGTTTAGGTGTTGTACCTGTCAGCTCTTCACCTTCTGGTGTAGAGGTGCATCCAGTGCTGGAGAAACTAAAGGCCATAAACAACTATAATCCCAAAGACTTCGATTGGAATCTGAAGAATGGACGTGTGTTTATAATCAAAAGCTATTCAGAGGATGATATACACCGCTCCATTAAGTACTCTATCTGGTGTAGTACTGAACATGGTAATAAACGTTTGGATGCTGCTTACCGTTCCCTGAATGGAAAAGGTCCACTCTATTTACTCTTCAGTGTGAATGGTAGTGGACATTTTTGTGGAGTGGCTGAGATGAAGTCTGTTGTGGACTACAATGCATATGCTGGAGTCTGGTCTCAGGATAAGTGGAAGGGGAAGTTTGATGTTAAGTGGATCTTTGTCAAAGACGTTCCTAATAACCAGCTGCGGCACATTCGTTTGGAAAACAATGACAACAAACCAGTTACCAATTCGAGGGACACTCAAGAGGTACCCCTAGAAAAAGCTAAGCAAGTGCTTAAAATAATTGCTACTTTCAAGCATACCACCTCAATCTTTGATGACTTTGCACATTATGAAAAGCgtcaagaggaggaggaagccatGCGTAGG
- the YTHDF3 gene encoding YTH domain-containing family protein 3 isoform X3, protein MAFFSKQHHIFQSNSYPPMSDPYMPSYYAPSIGFPYSLGEAAWSTAGDPPMPYLTTYGQMSNGEHHYIPDGVFSQPGALGNTPPFLGQHGFNFFPGNADFSTWGTSGSQGQSTQSSAYSSSYGYPPSSLGRAIADGQAGFGNDTLSKVPGINSIEQGMTGLKIGGDMTAAVTKTVGSALSSTGMTSIAANSVPPVSSSAPKPTSWAAIARKPAKPQPKLKPKGNVGIGGPAVPPPPIKHNMNIGTWDDKGSVVKAPPTQPVLPPQTIIQQPQPLIQPPPLVQSQLPQQQPQPQQPQQQQGPQQQAQPHQLQQQQLQNRWVAPRNRGVGFSQNNGAGSENFGLGVVPVSSSPSGVEVHPVLEKLKAINNYNPKDFDWNLKNGRVFIIKSYSEDDIHRSIKYSIWCSTEHGNKRLDAAYRSLNGKGPLYLLFSVNGSGHFCGVAEMKSVVDYNAYAGVWSQDKWKGKFDVKWIFVKDVPNNQLRHIRLENNDNKPVTNSRDTQEVPLEKAKQVLKIIATFKHTTSIFDDFAHYEKRQEEEEAMRRERNRNKQ, encoded by the exons ATGGCATTTTTTTCAAAGCAACATCACATATTTCAA AGTAACAGCTATCCACCAATGTCAGACCCATACATGCCTAGTTATTATGCTCCATCCATTGGATTTCCATACTCTCTAGGTGAAGCAGCATGGTCCACTGCAGGAGACCCTCCAATGCCGTATTTGACAACCTATGGACAGATGAGCAATGGTGAACACCATTACATACCTGATGGTGTGTTTAGTCAACCTGGGGCATTAGGAAATACCCCTCCATTCCTTGGTCAGcatggatttaatttttttcctgggaATGCAGATTTCTCTACATGGGGGACAAGTGGATCTCAGGGACAATCAACACAAAGCTCTGCTTATAGCAGCAGCTATGGCTACCCTCCCAGCTCTCTTGGTAGAGCCATAGCAGATGGACAGGCTGGATTTGGCAATGATACTTTGAGCAAGGTGCCTGGGATTAACAGCATTGAGCAAGGCATGACTGGACTGAAAATTGGTGGGGATATGACAGCTGCTGTGACAAAAACTGTAGGTTCAGCTCTGAGCAGTACAGGTATGACCAGCATTGCAGCAAATAGCGTGCCCCCAGTTAGCAGTTCAGCACCTAAACCAACCTCATGGGCTGCCATTGCTAGGAAGCCTGCTAAACCTCAGCCGAAACTCAAGCCTAAAGGTAATGTGGGAATTGGAGGCCCTGCTGTGCCACCCCCACCTATAAAACACAACATGAATATTGGAACTTGGGATGACAAGGGGTCAGTGGTGAAAGCACCCCCTACCCAACCAGTACTGCCTCCTCAGACTATTATCCAGCAGCCTCAGCCATTAATTCAACCACCACCATTGGTGCAAAGCCAACTGCCTCAACAGCAGCCTCAGCCACAGCAACCACAGCAGCAACAAGGACCTCAGCAGCAGGCCCAGCCTCATCAgttgcagcagcaacagctgcagaACCGCTGGGTGGCTCCTCGTAATAGGGGTGTGGGCTTCAGCCAGAACAATGGAGCTGGCAGTGAGAACTTTGGTTTAGGTGTTGTACCTGTCAGCTCTTCACCTTCTGGTGTAGAGGTGCATCCAGTGCTGGAGAAACTAAAGGCCATAAACAACTATAATCCCAAAGACTTCGATTGGAATCTGAAGAATGGACGTGTGTTTATAATCAAAAGCTATTCAGAGGATGATATACACCGCTCCATTAAGTACTCTATCTGGTGTAGTACTGAACATGGTAATAAACGTTTGGATGCTGCTTACCGTTCCCTGAATGGAAAAGGTCCACTCTATTTACTCTTCAGTGTGAATGGTAGTGGACATTTTTGTGGAGTGGCTGAGATGAAGTCTGTTGTGGACTACAATGCATATGCTGGAGTCTGGTCTCAGGATAAGTGGAAGGGGAAGTTTGATGTTAAGTGGATCTTTGTCAAAGACGTTCCTAATAACCAGCTGCGGCACATTCGTTTGGAAAACAATGACAACAAACCAGTTACCAATTCGAGGGACACTCAAGAGGTACCCCTAGAAAAAGCTAAGCAAGTGCTTAAAATAATTGCTACTTTCAAGCATACCACCTCAATCTTTGATGACTTTGCACATTATGAAAAGCgtcaagaggaggaggaagccatGCGTAGG
- the YTHDF3 gene encoding YTH domain-containing family protein 3 isoform X4, whose amino-acid sequence MSDPYMPSYYAPSIGFPYSLGEAAWSTAGDPPMPYLTTYGQMSNGEHHYIPDGVFSQPGALGNTPPFLGQHGFNFFPGNADFSTWGTSGSQGQSTQSSAYSSSYGYPPSSLGRAIADGQAGFGNDTLSKVPGINSIEQGMTGLKIGGDMTAAVTKTVGSALSSTGMTSIAANSVPPVSSSAPKPTSWAAIARKPAKPQPKLKPKGNVGIGGPAVPPPPIKHNMNIGTWDDKGSVVKAPPTQPVLPPQTIIQQPQPLIQPPPLVQSQLPQQQPQPQQPQQQQGPQQQAQPHQLQQQQLQNRWVAPRNRGVGFSQNNGAGSENFGLGVVPVSSSPSGVEVHPVLEKLKAINNYNPKDFDWNLKNGRVFIIKSYSEDDIHRSIKYSIWCSTEHGNKRLDAAYRSLNGKGPLYLLFSVNGSGHFCGVAEMKSVVDYNAYAGVWSQDKWKGKFDVKWIFVKDVPNNQLRHIRLENNDNKPVTNSRDTQEVPLEKAKQVLKIIATFKHTTSIFDDFAHYEKRQEEEEAMRRERNRNKQ is encoded by the coding sequence ATGTCAGACCCATACATGCCTAGTTATTATGCTCCATCCATTGGATTTCCATACTCTCTAGGTGAAGCAGCATGGTCCACTGCAGGAGACCCTCCAATGCCGTATTTGACAACCTATGGACAGATGAGCAATGGTGAACACCATTACATACCTGATGGTGTGTTTAGTCAACCTGGGGCATTAGGAAATACCCCTCCATTCCTTGGTCAGcatggatttaatttttttcctgggaATGCAGATTTCTCTACATGGGGGACAAGTGGATCTCAGGGACAATCAACACAAAGCTCTGCTTATAGCAGCAGCTATGGCTACCCTCCCAGCTCTCTTGGTAGAGCCATAGCAGATGGACAGGCTGGATTTGGCAATGATACTTTGAGCAAGGTGCCTGGGATTAACAGCATTGAGCAAGGCATGACTGGACTGAAAATTGGTGGGGATATGACAGCTGCTGTGACAAAAACTGTAGGTTCAGCTCTGAGCAGTACAGGTATGACCAGCATTGCAGCAAATAGCGTGCCCCCAGTTAGCAGTTCAGCACCTAAACCAACCTCATGGGCTGCCATTGCTAGGAAGCCTGCTAAACCTCAGCCGAAACTCAAGCCTAAAGGTAATGTGGGAATTGGAGGCCCTGCTGTGCCACCCCCACCTATAAAACACAACATGAATATTGGAACTTGGGATGACAAGGGGTCAGTGGTGAAAGCACCCCCTACCCAACCAGTACTGCCTCCTCAGACTATTATCCAGCAGCCTCAGCCATTAATTCAACCACCACCATTGGTGCAAAGCCAACTGCCTCAACAGCAGCCTCAGCCACAGCAACCACAGCAGCAACAAGGACCTCAGCAGCAGGCCCAGCCTCATCAgttgcagcagcaacagctgcagaACCGCTGGGTGGCTCCTCGTAATAGGGGTGTGGGCTTCAGCCAGAACAATGGAGCTGGCAGTGAGAACTTTGGTTTAGGTGTTGTACCTGTCAGCTCTTCACCTTCTGGTGTAGAGGTGCATCCAGTGCTGGAGAAACTAAAGGCCATAAACAACTATAATCCCAAAGACTTCGATTGGAATCTGAAGAATGGACGTGTGTTTATAATCAAAAGCTATTCAGAGGATGATATACACCGCTCCATTAAGTACTCTATCTGGTGTAGTACTGAACATGGTAATAAACGTTTGGATGCTGCTTACCGTTCCCTGAATGGAAAAGGTCCACTCTATTTACTCTTCAGTGTGAATGGTAGTGGACATTTTTGTGGAGTGGCTGAGATGAAGTCTGTTGTGGACTACAATGCATATGCTGGAGTCTGGTCTCAGGATAAGTGGAAGGGGAAGTTTGATGTTAAGTGGATCTTTGTCAAAGACGTTCCTAATAACCAGCTGCGGCACATTCGTTTGGAAAACAATGACAACAAACCAGTTACCAATTCGAGGGACACTCAAGAGGTACCCCTAGAAAAAGCTAAGCAAGTGCTTAAAATAATTGCTACTTTCAAGCATACCACCTCAATCTTTGATGACTTTGCACATTATGAAAAGCgtcaagaggaggaggaagccatGCGTAGG